One Ignisphaera sp. DNA window includes the following coding sequences:
- a CDS encoding sodium-translocating pyrophosphatase, with protein MSLVETSMWLGLVSGVIGVLYVIGLILYITRHKILEDDEKSKRAAQIHGYIKSASIAYIKAQYTVILSIISIVSIILIVVGIVTGSSLVLWTGVAYLLGGLSSATVSIVGMLMGVLSNIRVLNTLTRRGLKDALALAFRGGSVTGFLVGGIGLLGTAGLFIALGGFSNPVDVTQILLGYAFGASTAALFARVGGGIYTKAADVGADLVGKVEVGIPEDDPRNPGVIADNVGDNVGDCAGMGADLFESYVEGMIAPMAIAAVLGNLDLVAYPVLFSATALLASIVIAQFVSISPFKQPGRTLTTTSILSIVGAAVINGIITYALAPSISPAFIVGVLGLVAGAIVGFTSDYFTSPMYRPVKIVAQNSQFGPALTILSGLSMGFYSTFIPSVAIALAAVGSYAIGSALSTSEKLLAGIYSAALAGTGMLATAPIVVAADAYGPIVDNTAGLAEQAGYEEDVRSLADMLDSAGNTMKSISKGYAIGSAALTALALLFSFASVLSSRSGLRVDTVMQMIFNAGHPEYGAYFIGGIIIGVVAVALFVAMVIQAVTAAAGKLVDEIRRQFREKPGILEWKERPDYERAVQIVTFYALRRLIAPGLLAIIMPIIIALVGPASGDMWKGAAILGGLLTGSIGSGLLLGLFQGNVGNTWDNAKKFIETGNFGGKGTETHKAAVVGDTVGDPLKDAAGPAINIMIKVMAVSSSVIIPLILFGL; from the coding sequence ATGTCACTAGTTGAGACAAGTATGTGGCTTGGATTGGTCTCAGGAGTAATAGGTGTTTTGTATGTTATTGGCTTGATACTGTATATAACAAGGCATAAAATTTTGGAGGACGATGAAAAAAGCAAGAGAGCTGCTCAGATACATGGTTATATAAAGAGTGCCTCTATTGCCTATATAAAGGCTCAGTACACTGTAATACTCTCTATAATCTCGATAGTGTCGATAATTTTGATAGTTGTGGGGATAGTTACCGGCAGTAGTTTAGTGCTGTGGACTGGTGTAGCATATCTCCTTGGAGGGTTGAGCTCTGCAACAGTTAGCATTGTCGGCATGCTCATGGGTGTTCTCAGCAATATTAGGGTTTTAAACACGCTTACTAGAAGGGGACTAAAAGATGCACTAGCATTGGCATTTAGAGGGGGGTCTGTAACAGGTTTTCTAGTTGGTGGAATAGGTCTCTTAGGCACAGCAGGACTTTTCATAGCACTAGGCGGTTTTTCAAACCCTGTAGACGTTACTCAGATACTGCTGGGCTACGCCTTCGGCGCTAGCACGGCAGCGCTCTTTGCTAGAGTTGGCGGAGGCATATATACCAAGGCTGCTGATGTTGGTGCAGACCTTGTTGGCAAGGTTGAGGTTGGGATACCAGAAGATGACCCTAGGAACCCAGGTGTTATTGCAGACAATGTTGGTGATAATGTTGGTGACTGTGCTGGAATGGGTGCAGACCTATTCGAATCATATGTAGAGGGCATGATAGCGCCAATGGCTATAGCGGCTGTGCTTGGAAATCTTGATTTAGTGGCATACCCAGTTCTATTTAGCGCAACAGCTCTTCTAGCATCAATAGTAATAGCACAATTCGTCTCAATATCACCATTCAAACAGCCCGGAAGAACGTTGACAACAACATCTATTCTATCTATAGTTGGTGCAGCTGTGATAAACGGTATAATCACCTATGCTTTAGCACCATCTATTTCACCAGCATTCATAGTGGGGGTGCTGGGGCTAGTCGCTGGTGCTATAGTTGGGTTCACCTCAGACTACTTCACCTCGCCAATGTACAGACCGGTCAAAATCGTTGCTCAAAACTCGCAGTTCGGGCCAGCGCTAACAATTCTAAGTGGCTTATCCATGGGGTTCTACAGCACATTCATACCTAGCGTTGCAATAGCGTTAGCAGCCGTAGGATCCTACGCCATAGGCTCTGCACTAAGCACATCAGAAAAGCTGTTGGCAGGAATATACTCAGCTGCGCTAGCTGGAACAGGGATGCTTGCCACAGCCCCAATAGTTGTCGCAGCTGATGCATATGGCCCGATAGTTGACAATACAGCAGGCCTAGCTGAGCAAGCAGGCTATGAAGAAGATGTGAGGTCACTTGCAGACATGCTTGACTCTGCTGGAAACACCATGAAATCTATATCAAAGGGATATGCAATAGGCTCCGCAGCTCTAACAGCACTAGCATTACTCTTCAGTTTTGCAAGCGTCTTATCGAGTAGAAGTGGTCTTAGAGTAGACACCGTCATGCAAATGATATTCAATGCCGGGCATCCAGAATATGGAGCATACTTCATAGGAGGGATAATAATAGGCGTTGTAGCAGTAGCTCTATTCGTTGCAATGGTTATACAAGCCGTTACAGCAGCTGCTGGAAAGCTTGTCGATGAGATTAGAAGACAGTTTAGAGAGAAGCCAGGCATTCTAGAATGGAAGGAGAGACCAGACTATGAAAGAGCGGTACAGATAGTCACATTCTATGCTTTGAGAAGGTTAATAGCGCCAGGGTTGCTAGCAATAATAATGCCGATAATCATAGCCTTGGTAGGGCCGGCAAGCGGTGATATGTGGAAGGGAGCGGCAATACTTGGAGGATTATTAACTGGTTCTATAGGCTCTGGACTACTGCTTGGCCTATTCCAAGGAAACGTCGGAAACACCTGGGACAACGCAAAGAAGTTCATAGAGACAGGAAACTTCGGAGGAAAGGGAACAGAGACGCATAAAGCAGCAGTTGTAGGAGATACTGTTGGAGACCCGCTAAAAGATGCTGCTGGACCAGCAATAAACATTATGATCAAAGTAATGGCGGTGTCATCATCAGTAATAATACCGCTAATACTATTCGGCTTATAA